From Aegilops tauschii subsp. strangulata cultivar AL8/78 chromosome 5, Aet v6.0, whole genome shotgun sequence:
AACCGCGTACCTCCTAGGATACCAAGGAAGCAGGCTAAGCAATTACTCTGAACTGACGCGAGCAGAACACATGGTTCTACTGGTAACTAGGGAGCAAGCCGGGTCGCCGGCGATCGCGACGGGATCCAAGTCGTCAAGCCAAACGTGGTGTACACGTGACGAACCAGGGCCAGTCCCCGCCACTAGCACTATAAAAGGCATGAACCGAACCACATCCACAACAAATTCCGAGCTCGCCCGAGTCACTGAATCCATTCCAACTCTAATCTCCTCCATCGTTTCGGACATACTTTTGTTGATCGAGCTCATATCCGACTAGCTGCAGATGGTTTCGTCGATGCGGCAGTACAGAGATGAGGCCGGTGCTTCCtcgtccctctccctctcgctgtcCCTTGGCGCCGTGGCCGACCACAGCAAGAAGATGCGCCGCGGCGGCGCGGAAGGCGAGTTCGTGTGCAAGACGTGCGGCCGCTCGTTCCCGTCGTTCCAGGCGCTGGGCGGGCACCGGACCAGCCACCTCCGCGGCCGCAACGGGCTCGCGCTCGGCCTCGCTGCCGGGACCGATCAGCCGGCGACCAAGAAGACCGCGGACCAGAAGCAGGCGCACAAGTGCCACGTCTGCGGGCTAGAGTTTGAGATGGGGCAGGCGCTCGGGGGACATATGCGCCGGCACCGCGAGCACGGGGCCGCCACCACGGCCCAGGCACCGCCGGTTCTGCTCCAGCTCTTCGTCTAGCTAGCTAGCGTTTCATTGGTTTCTCTATAGCTGGTTCGATATAGGTAGGCACCCAGTGCAGGTTTACTGGTTCTTCTGTGTGCGCGATTGGATTTGTACATTTGCTGCACACTAGTAGGTGTTGATCCTTGTTTCATTCTCTCATTTTTATGATTATGTACATATTTAGGACTTGTTCGTTCGTTGATTACAGAGACTACATATATGTTACATTGATTTGTTCGTTATTCTGTTCTAACTGAGCCGCCTACGAGTTGAGTCGATCAATTCCATGTGTTTTTTTTTCCAAAGAGGGTCTTTCACTCTATCGTTGAACAAATCCCTTGCTACCATTTTTTTTTGCGTGAAAACTTTCGATTTATTCATTTGCAgtcatggcagtacaacgaacaccCAAAATAATAAAAACTACACctagatccgtagaccacctagtgaTGACTATAAGTACCGAAGCTCCCTTGTCAAGTGGCTGTACCCAAAGAAAAATCCCTCCTAGTGGCGGAGCCAGCAGCTCAAGAATGGGTGTACAGAGTCACCTAAAAATCCTAGTTTTACGCATATTTCCTCATTCATTTGATGTGCATTGTCCTATATACGTGAATTATATATGTGCCATTCAAAATGTTTGCCAAAATAATGATTGTTCACTTGTACATCCAAATCCTAGTATAGTTCCGCCAAAATAATGGCTGTTCACTTGTACACCTTCTCCAAGTGGCTGCGCCAAAGGCATGAAACTCATGGGCCTTCATTTGATGAGGTGAgtacaaacatgatcaaatgtgTAGGCTTTTGAACAACATGTAAAAAGTCAAAAACTAATTTAAAACAAAATTATGGCAATAATAAAACAAGTCCACATAAATTGTGTATCCCCACCTAGATTTGGGTCTTATGTCGTGCACTCACCACAACCAACAAGTTTTGAAACGTATTTGATATACTCATTTGTGGAGGGAGATTAAAAGTCACATAGGCCGTCGATCGGTGTGGCTCATGAGCTACACATTTTGATCAAGGTTTTTGTCTAGTGTTGATAAATTGCATGTATTTGTAGGAATGACATATCTACAAAAGAAATGATCACGTATTCATACATGAGTTAAAAATCCTCTATAGGGCTCAACAGTTAGTCGTGTGGGGAAGGAAATCGCGTGTGGATAAGGCAAAAATCGCCTGGAATCCTCGGTACAATAGACATAATAGAAGTGAGAACACAAGCATGGATGGAGGTGGATGGGTTGGCTTCATCCCTATAGTTTTGTATGGGAGTATATACAATGCATCTATTTTCATTACTGCTTCTGATCGGTGGGACACTTATTTATCTTCTTGTTGAGACGTTAACGAGACCCCATCACTGAACCACCACCAGAGACACAAATATGAAGTTAATGTTCATGCTCATCGACAATGCATGCAATCCTAGTGTAGCTCCGCCCATGCGTGCTACCATTTCCAAGTGGCATCACTTCAACAATGCATGCAATCATCCACCTACGACTGTTACTTGTGCTACCATCTCCAAGTTGAAGTTGCTAGCCTCTCGAAGTGTTGGTGGAGATGATAATCCACAATACGCTAAATCATCGGCGGGGAAGACAGAGTGTATCCAACAAAGAGAAAATGAGTGAGCAAAGAGTATGTGATAGTTGTGATTTGGAGAGGGGGGGGGGAGCTAGGTTTTGACTGTGGATAACTAAATGATTCTATATGTACAAATTGGAGAAGTTGTACGGAGCGCTAAGTTTGTTGCCAGTTGGTAGTTGCAGACCATTTGTCACATCGAAAAATAGGGAATGGTGATGATTTCATATGATAATATGATGGTGAGCTAAAGCTCTATGGTTTAGGCTTTGGTAATGGTATCAATAGGTGTGTTAAGACGTAAGTTGAGGTAACGAGGTGTGTCAGGAGGTAAGTTGAGGTGATTCCGTGCATCATCCTCCTACCATCGTTACTTATCATCGCCGCAACCATCTCTTTAAGCTCCTCGATGTGCAACAACCCTGACGATCACCAGCATCACCCGATCCGCACCTACCAACATGTTTTGTTGCCTCCGCCTAGGACTCTGTAGCTTGTTGACGGTCGGAGCAGCATCCCCATATCCGGCGAGGTCCTAGCTCGACCTTGTCGTGGTTGACGCTTGTCATGTTGTCTCCAGCTTGGGCCTCTGGCAAAGTAAAAAAAATGACTACGCCAATAATTTTACAGGTACCTTATATCTAGCAAACATGCATAAAAAAGACGTAAAAGTCCTCTTTCATAATAAGAAGGTCATCAATGGAAGTTCAATTACATTTGCATTCCCTTTAACAAATACTTTTGTGAAAATATCACAGCTGTTGAAGTTCGACCGTAGTGTCACAGTTCTTAATAGATTGGTCGTAACTCCCTTAGAAAAAAAGATCGATCAAAACAATAGTTAGCATCACGGTTCTCAATAGATTGGTCGTAACTCCCTTAGAAAAAAAAATATCGATCAAAACAATAGTTAGCATCACGGTTCTCAATAGATTGGTCGTAACTCCCTTAGAAAAAAAGATAGAACAATAGTTAGCATCACTCTGTATGTCATGACATGTCACCTAACCTTTTTTTTCCCtgtatctatacccctatatagtgtcaCAATAACTTTGAATATCAAACGTTGGATATGCTCCATCGAATGGTTGAGAGACGGTAATCCAAACAAATATCATCTGTTGTATAAAGTTTTCATTTCATAAGATTCCGCCACGTGGCCATTTAATTGAATCCCACTATCGTCTCATATTATTCTATAAGTATCTTTTTTGTATGCTAGAGCACACACCACACACGTCTCAAATCTGAAAGATTTGGCGCGATCAAAGATCTTTCCA
This genomic window contains:
- the LOC109784231 gene encoding zinc finger protein ZAT7-like produces the protein MVSSMRQYRDEAGASSSLSLSLSLGAVADHSKKMRRGGAEGEFVCKTCGRSFPSFQALGGHRTSHLRGRNGLALGLAAGTDQPATKKTADQKQAHKCHVCGLEFEMGQALGGHMRRHREHGAATTAQAPPVLLQLFV